A stretch of the Arthrobacter sp. PAMC 25486 genome encodes the following:
- a CDS encoding lipopolysaccharide assembly protein LapB has protein sequence MKTTEELENLIGKAADAMWGTELAVMLERALALALDQGDESGEYRVRLLMGNNAQMTGDTDRLLTNFAWCLAKHDEDPGRFPIEPDEGIDLMWQFKWMVGVLGADPQFSTEQINAVMADMEAHYRRANLGLSGVAMARFEAAFSNGHLHEAHEAYATLGSTARDEYSHCDACVRSVAMDYHFSTGEHVKGIAEFKEIMDGGYSCGEEPENAMSVALIPLLRSGDTGGLASLHRRSYREARGNADNVGIIANHVAFCAVTGNEARGVALAERHLAWLAHDPLSHRKHLNFLTALGLLLEKLVSSGHGDIVIRGTENTQLDPFFGQRSGVLSAAELAPLCWSAAEVLAADFDTRNGNEFHGRQIAERRAMVTESHPLELGSETFNSPAAPAIEQPASSDEWQTLAIDLATTGQFDAALAACASGVRGTQDPRELAALHNVAIGVHAHVPGENSRTLLRAAVVLRAAALRAAGDEELAGLTERTAELLAGPDTNDSNEAKLALVETELPALAHHPEARYILNAERGHIMTESGQLEQARAALAEMDQAITEWSAAAATPTETTLRRAKAEHSSLMLRLGIQADDLEEIRVWLARNLAHETSVVRKSTSLGLRARLVAQDGDLARALTDAEDSTDLLLGLGARETVAQSVQLSAAILHNMGRIQEYRARLRFGIQQAQLAESPYVLGLAHMLARDLVEHGANDEAIELLDETLNNSGVEIGSHDRGELYDLLGSALRGAEELGGALNAWALGIECFEANEEADRAAQLHLAISSTYREAGYPDRAAEGARAAVDGLAAAMAAGDSGIEPQSLVAAHMQLAEALSLDGDDGALAAIEAANTLAVQADSPAQAAEIQLIRARHLFRDGEVDGAVAQTLQASSALDEIDDVHNQSMLALLQAAHMLDNAKRHDDAAAIYRSVIEALEGDSQGQEIVRHQLADCLEAAGRSAEAVAVRTEAEAQRRQ, from the coding sequence ATGAAGACCACCGAAGAACTTGAAAACCTCATCGGCAAGGCCGCAGACGCCATGTGGGGGACTGAGCTTGCCGTCATGCTGGAGCGGGCCCTGGCCCTGGCACTTGACCAGGGCGACGAGTCAGGGGAATACCGGGTGCGCCTGCTCATGGGCAACAACGCCCAAATGACGGGGGACACCGACAGGTTGCTGACAAACTTTGCCTGGTGCCTGGCCAAGCATGACGAGGATCCGGGCCGGTTCCCCATCGAGCCCGATGAAGGCATCGATCTCATGTGGCAGTTCAAGTGGATGGTGGGGGTGCTTGGCGCAGACCCGCAGTTTTCCACGGAGCAGATCAATGCGGTGATGGCCGACATGGAGGCGCACTACAGGCGGGCCAACCTGGGACTCTCAGGGGTTGCCATGGCGAGGTTTGAAGCGGCCTTTAGCAACGGCCACCTGCACGAAGCCCATGAAGCATATGCCACGCTGGGTTCCACAGCGCGTGATGAGTACTCCCATTGCGACGCCTGTGTCCGCTCGGTGGCCATGGACTACCACTTCAGCACAGGCGAGCACGTCAAGGGGATCGCCGAGTTCAAGGAGATCATGGATGGCGGCTATAGCTGTGGTGAGGAACCGGAAAATGCCATGTCGGTGGCGCTCATCCCGCTGCTGCGATCCGGCGACACCGGCGGACTGGCCTCGCTGCACCGGCGCAGCTACCGCGAGGCGCGGGGGAATGCCGACAACGTGGGCATCATTGCCAACCATGTGGCCTTCTGCGCCGTGACCGGCAATGAGGCGCGGGGCGTGGCCCTGGCGGAGCGGCACCTTGCCTGGCTGGCCCACGATCCCTTGTCGCACCGCAAGCACCTCAACTTCCTCACCGCCCTGGGCCTGTTGCTGGAGAAGCTGGTTTCCTCCGGCCACGGCGATATTGTCATCCGTGGCACGGAGAACACCCAGCTCGACCCCTTCTTTGGGCAACGCAGCGGTGTCCTCTCTGCCGCAGAGCTGGCGCCACTGTGCTGGTCGGCCGCGGAAGTCCTGGCAGCGGACTTTGATACCCGTAACGGCAATGAGTTCCATGGCCGGCAGATTGCCGAGCGCCGCGCCATGGTGACCGAAAGCCACCCGCTCGAGCTCGGCTCCGAGACATTCAACAGCCCGGCCGCACCCGCCATTGAGCAGCCGGCCAGCAGCGACGAATGGCAGACCCTGGCCATCGATTTGGCAACAACGGGCCAATTCGACGCCGCCCTGGCCGCCTGCGCCAGCGGGGTGCGCGGCACACAAGATCCCCGTGAGCTTGCCGCATTGCACAACGTTGCCATCGGCGTTCACGCCCACGTTCCCGGTGAGAATAGCCGCACGCTCCTGCGTGCAGCAGTAGTGCTGCGGGCAGCCGCCCTGCGCGCGGCAGGGGACGAAGAACTGGCGGGCCTCACGGAGCGGACTGCAGAACTGCTGGCCGGCCCGGACACCAACGACAGCAATGAAGCAAAACTGGCCTTGGTTGAGACGGAGTTGCCGGCACTGGCCCACCACCCGGAAGCACGCTACATCCTCAACGCGGAACGTGGCCACATCATGACCGAGAGCGGACAGCTTGAGCAGGCCCGTGCAGCCCTGGCGGAGATGGACCAGGCCATCACGGAGTGGTCCGCTGCCGCCGCCACACCCACAGAAACAACCCTCCGCCGGGCCAAGGCGGAGCATTCCTCGCTCATGCTGCGACTGGGCATCCAGGCCGATGACCTTGAAGAAATCAGGGTCTGGCTGGCCAGGAACCTGGCACATGAAACATCCGTGGTCCGGAAGTCGACCAGTCTCGGGCTGCGAGCACGGTTGGTGGCACAGGATGGGGATCTTGCCCGGGCCCTGACCGACGCGGAGGACTCCACGGACCTGCTGCTGGGACTAGGTGCCCGCGAGACCGTGGCCCAGTCCGTTCAGCTCTCGGCCGCCATCCTGCACAACATGGGGCGGATACAGGAATACCGGGCCCGGCTGCGTTTTGGCATACAGCAAGCCCAGCTGGCCGAGTCACCGTACGTACTGGGCTTGGCCCATATGCTGGCCAGGGATCTGGTGGAGCACGGCGCCAACGATGAGGCCATCGAGCTCCTCGATGAGACCCTGAACAATTCCGGCGTCGAGATTGGCAGCCACGACCGTGGCGAGCTGTATGACCTGCTCGGCAGCGCCCTGCGGGGAGCAGAGGAACTGGGCGGCGCCCTGAACGCGTGGGCACTGGGAATTGAGTGCTTTGAGGCCAACGAGGAGGCGGACCGGGCAGCTCAGCTGCACCTGGCCATCAGCTCCACCTACCGGGAAGCCGGCTACCCTGACCGGGCTGCGGAGGGTGCCCGTGCAGCCGTGGACGGGCTGGCCGCAGCAATGGCTGCAGGAGACTCAGGCATCGAGCCCCAGTCATTGGTGGCAGCCCACATGCAGCTCGCCGAAGCGTTGAGCCTGGACGGCGACGACGGCGCCCTTGCCGCAATTGAGGCCGCCAATACCCTCGCTGTGCAGGCGGATTCGCCGGCGCAAGCCGCGGAAATCCAGCTGATCCGTGCCCGCCACCTGTTCCGCGACGGCGAGGTGGACGGTGCCGTGGCCCAGACGTTGCAGGCTTCCAGTGCGCTGGACGAGATCGACGACGTACACAACCAGTCAATGCTGGCCCTCTTGCAGGCGGCCCACATGCTGGACAACGCCAAGCGCCATGACGATGCCGCGGCCATTTACCGCAGCGTCATTGAAGCACTCGAGGGGGATTCGCAGGGCCAGGAGATCGTGCGGCACCAGCTGGCGGACTGCCTCGAGGCAGCCGGGCGAAGTGCCGAGGCTGTGGCCGTCCGCACCGAGGCCGAGGCGCAGCGCAGGCAGTAG
- the map gene encoding type I methionyl aminopeptidase, which translates to MIELHSMEVLEEMKAAGSFVSATLTALKEHAAVGVDLLELNALAHDLIRERGATSCYLDYAPSFGSGPFGHVLCTSVNDAVLHGLPHPYQLRDGDLLTLDFAASVDGWVADSAISFVVGTPSPEDLELIELTERALEKAISVAVVGNKIGDISYAIGSVAREAGLKVNKQFGGHGVGRTMHGEPFVANDGRPGRGFPLQPGLVIAIEPWFMRGTDKLKVADDGWTLHSANGSRTAHSEHTIAITEDGPLVLTQRGI; encoded by the coding sequence ATGATCGAATTGCACTCCATGGAAGTACTCGAGGAAATGAAGGCGGCTGGCAGTTTTGTCTCCGCAACGCTCACAGCGCTGAAGGAACATGCCGCCGTCGGCGTGGACTTGCTGGAATTGAACGCCTTGGCCCACGATCTCATCCGCGAACGCGGCGCCACCTCGTGCTACCTCGACTACGCGCCTTCGTTTGGCTCCGGGCCGTTCGGGCATGTCCTGTGCACCTCGGTCAATGATGCGGTGCTGCACGGACTGCCCCACCCGTACCAGCTGCGTGACGGGGACCTGTTGACTCTCGATTTTGCCGCCAGCGTGGATGGTTGGGTGGCTGATTCGGCCATTAGCTTCGTGGTGGGAACGCCCAGTCCGGAGGATCTGGAGCTGATCGAGCTCACAGAGCGCGCCCTTGAGAAAGCAATCTCTGTAGCGGTGGTGGGCAACAAGATCGGCGACATCTCCTATGCCATTGGCAGCGTCGCCCGTGAAGCCGGCCTCAAGGTCAACAAACAATTTGGCGGCCACGGCGTGGGCCGGACCATGCACGGGGAGCCGTTCGTTGCCAACGATGGGCGGCCCGGTCGCGGTTTTCCCCTGCAGCCGGGGCTGGTCATCGCCATCGAGCCGTGGTTCATGCGGGGCACCGACAAGCTCAAGGTGGCCGACGACGGATGGACCCTGCACAGCGCCAACGGCAGCCGCACCGCCCATTCGGAACACACCATCGCGATTACCGAGGATGGGCCGCTGGTCCTGACACAGCGCGGAATCTAG
- a CDS encoding helix-turn-helix domain-containing protein translates to MVRVPLTAEEIKRGQELGAALRVARGARTMVDVALCAGVSVETLRKIETGRSPSPEFFTILRICAELGLSMDSFRRPFGDAPPESALAS, encoded by the coding sequence ATGGTACGGGTGCCGCTCACGGCGGAAGAAATCAAGCGCGGGCAGGAGCTGGGCGCTGCCCTCCGCGTGGCAAGGGGTGCACGAACCATGGTTGATGTGGCCCTGTGCGCCGGCGTTTCGGTGGAGACGCTGCGGAAGATTGAAACTGGCCGCAGCCCGTCGCCGGAGTTCTTTACGATTCTTCGCATCTGCGCCGAACTTGGCCTTTCCATGGACAGCTTCCGGCGGCCCTTCGGCGACGCTCCCCCCGAATCCGCGCTGGCATCCTGA
- a CDS encoding PadR family transcriptional regulator → MGKQMTEMLKGTLEGIVLAILAAQPAYGYEITAQLRAKGFDDIAEGTVYALLVRIERNGLVDVVKRPSEKGPPRKVYSLNTQGRAELDEFWKTWGFMAERLETLREGDKK, encoded by the coding sequence ATGGGGAAGCAAATGACAGAGATGCTCAAGGGCACCCTCGAGGGCATAGTCCTGGCGATTCTGGCGGCCCAGCCCGCCTATGGCTATGAGATTACAGCGCAATTGCGCGCCAAAGGCTTTGACGACATCGCCGAAGGCACCGTGTATGCGCTTTTGGTGAGAATCGAGCGCAACGGGCTGGTCGACGTCGTCAAGCGGCCCTCGGAAAAAGGTCCGCCGCGCAAGGTCTATTCACTCAACACGCAGGGCCGGGCAGAGCTAGACGAATTTTGGAAAACATGGGGCTTCATGGCCGAACGGCTCGAGACGCTCCGCGAAGGAGACAAGAAATAA
- a CDS encoding DUF1048 domain-containing protein, whose translation MAAKWIETVTGSLEEKKQYREHKARVKALPTQYRTAVEAIERYLMYFGSITKGDVMVTMLDDLGDLFEQAAADGTPVRDIVGADPVEFVETFLANYSEGQWINKERQRLIRAIDGIADAEM comes from the coding sequence ATGGCTGCAAAATGGATCGAGACGGTCACTGGATCGCTCGAGGAAAAGAAGCAATATCGTGAGCACAAGGCGCGCGTGAAGGCACTGCCCACTCAGTACCGCACGGCCGTCGAGGCGATTGAGCGGTACCTGATGTACTTCGGCTCCATCACCAAGGGCGACGTCATGGTCACCATGCTCGACGACCTCGGTGACCTTTTCGAGCAGGCCGCTGCGGACGGCACCCCTGTCCGCGACATCGTCGGCGCCGACCCCGTCGAGTTCGTCGAGACCTTCTTGGCGAACTACTCCGAGGGTCAGTGGATCAACAAGGAACGCCAGCGCCTGATCCGTGCCATCGACGGCATCGCGGACGCGGAAATGTAA
- a CDS encoding ABC transporter ATP-binding protein: MNTNQSQAPAITVAGLEKSFKDVHVLRGVDFQVARGSIFALLGSNGAGKTTIVKILSTLLKSDAGAAAVNGFDVTSAPGSVRESISLTGQFAAVDDILTGRENLILVAKLRHLHGPGEIADGLLQRFSLTEAGSRKVATYSGGMRRRLDIAMSLIGNPDVIFLDEPTTGLDPEARIEVWAAIKELAGHGTTVLLTTQTLDEAEHLADRIAILHEGRIIVNGTLAELKALLPPAKVEYVEKQPTLEDVFFAVVGGNGGRAGNGDARKTPSEAILPETTKDPS; this comes from the coding sequence ATGAACACCAACCAGTCCCAGGCGCCTGCCATCACCGTGGCGGGCCTGGAAAAATCATTCAAGGACGTGCACGTGCTGCGCGGCGTCGATTTCCAGGTGGCCCGCGGCAGCATCTTCGCCCTCCTCGGCTCCAACGGCGCCGGCAAGACCACCATCGTGAAGATCCTTTCCACCTTGTTAAAGTCCGACGCCGGTGCTGCCGCCGTCAACGGCTTTGACGTCACCTCCGCGCCGGGAAGTGTCAGGGAATCGATCAGCCTCACCGGCCAGTTCGCCGCCGTCGACGACATCCTCACGGGGCGTGAAAACCTGATCCTCGTCGCGAAACTGCGGCACCTCCACGGACCCGGCGAAATTGCCGACGGCCTCCTGCAGCGTTTCTCGCTGACCGAGGCGGGTTCGCGAAAAGTCGCCACCTACTCCGGGGGCATGCGCCGCCGGCTCGACATTGCCATGAGCCTGATCGGCAACCCGGACGTCATCTTCCTCGATGAGCCAACCACGGGGCTCGACCCCGAAGCGCGCATTGAAGTGTGGGCCGCCATCAAGGAACTCGCCGGCCACGGCACCACGGTGCTGCTGACCACGCAGACCTTGGATGAGGCCGAACATCTCGCCGACCGGATCGCGATCCTCCATGAAGGGCGGATCATCGTGAACGGCACGTTGGCCGAACTTAAGGCGCTGCTGCCTCCGGCCAAGGTTGAGTACGTCGAAAAACAGCCCACCCTCGAGGACGTCTTCTTCGCCGTTGTTGGCGGGAACGGCGGCCGTGCCGGGAATGGCGACGCAAGGAAAACGCCGTCGGAAGCGATTCTGCCGGAAACGACTAAGGATCCATCATGA
- a CDS encoding ABC transporter permease, whose amino-acid sequence MSKHFFVDTAVLLGRSLRHISRSMDTIITTTLMPIAFLLLFVYVFGGAIHTGSGSYVSYLLPGILIITIASGISYTAFRLFLDMQSGIFERFQSMPIARSSVLWAHVVTSLVANSVSVVVVVLVALIMGFRSGAGLLGWLAVAGILLLLTLALTWIAVIPGLTAKTADGASAFAYPIIFLPFISSAFVPTETMPGPVRWFAENQPVTSIVNTIRNLLAHQPVGGDIWVALAWCVGILVVAYIFAMAAYRRKIA is encoded by the coding sequence ATGAGCAAGCATTTCTTTGTCGACACCGCCGTCCTGCTGGGACGATCCCTGCGACACATCTCCCGCAGCATGGACACCATCATTACGACCACACTGATGCCGATCGCCTTTCTGCTGCTGTTTGTCTACGTGTTTGGCGGGGCGATTCACACAGGCTCGGGTTCCTATGTCAGCTATCTGCTGCCGGGCATCCTGATCATCACGATTGCCTCCGGCATTTCCTACACAGCGTTCCGGTTGTTCCTGGACATGCAGAGCGGTATTTTTGAGCGGTTCCAGTCCATGCCGATTGCCCGGTCCTCGGTGCTGTGGGCGCATGTGGTGACCTCGCTGGTCGCCAACTCAGTCTCCGTGGTCGTCGTCGTGCTTGTTGCCTTGATCATGGGATTCCGCTCAGGGGCAGGACTCCTGGGGTGGCTCGCGGTGGCCGGGATCCTGCTCCTGTTGACACTTGCGCTGACGTGGATTGCCGTGATTCCAGGACTTACCGCGAAGACTGCGGACGGGGCGAGTGCGTTCGCATACCCGATCATTTTCCTGCCGTTCATCAGTTCGGCGTTCGTGCCCACTGAGACCATGCCGGGCCCGGTGCGCTGGTTTGCTGAGAACCAGCCGGTCACCTCGATCGTCAACACGATCCGGAACCTGCTGGCTCACCAGCCGGTGGGCGGGGACATCTGGGTAGCACTCGCCTGGTGTGTCGGCATCCTGGTGGTCGCCTATATTTTCGCCATGGCCGCGTACCGGCGGAAGATCGCGTAG
- a CDS encoding TetR/AcrR family transcriptional regulator, which translates to MDSKQLDGKSAQTKALVLETALGMFRARGYAKSTMRAIAAEAGVSLGSAYYYFASKDDLVLELYRESVTEQRTAASKAMADASGLGDRLKAAMHAGIDALTPYHGFGGAFIGSALPPQSPLNPFGEPSREVRESAVGIFSEVVEGAKVPHFLRAQLPELLWLGYMGVVLFWVYDRSEGQRRTRTLIDGAAPLIAKLVGFSRLPVVRPLVAEALALKARVQS; encoded by the coding sequence ATGGACAGCAAGCAACTGGACGGCAAGAGCGCACAAACCAAGGCCCTCGTGCTCGAGACGGCCCTGGGCATGTTCCGGGCCAGGGGCTACGCAAAATCCACCATGCGTGCCATTGCCGCCGAGGCCGGGGTTTCCCTTGGCAGCGCCTACTACTACTTTGCTTCCAAGGATGATCTGGTCCTGGAGCTCTACCGCGAATCGGTGACCGAGCAGCGAACCGCAGCGTCAAAAGCCATGGCAGATGCAAGCGGCCTGGGCGACAGGCTCAAGGCGGCCATGCACGCCGGCATTGACGCCCTCACTCCCTATCACGGCTTCGGCGGTGCATTCATTGGCAGTGCGCTGCCACCGCAGTCGCCACTGAACCCGTTCGGTGAGCCGTCGCGGGAAGTCCGGGAGTCCGCCGTCGGAATTTTCAGTGAGGTCGTTGAGGGGGCCAAGGTGCCGCACTTCCTGCGCGCGCAGCTGCCCGAGCTGCTGTGGCTCGGGTACATGGGTGTGGTGCTGTTTTGGGTCTACGACCGCTCCGAAGGCCAACGCCGCACCCGGACCCTGATCGACGGGGCGGCGCCGCTGATCGCCAAGTTGGTTGGCTTCTCGCGTCTGCCGGTGGTGAGGCCGCTGGTGGCGGAAGCCCTCGCGCTCAAGGCCCGGGTGCAGTCGTGA
- a CDS encoding TIGR01777 family oxidoreductase, whose protein sequence is MKTVVIAGASGFIGTHFRRQFDAAGWQIRTVGRSGDAIWGDTAAITEVLEGADLLINLAGKSVSCRYTTANKAEIMRSRTETTAELGRAVAACATPPRDWFNSSTGTIYRDARDRPQDEHDGELGSGFSVEVAQGWEETLAAAATPETRRIPLRISIAMGPGGGVMKPFNTLARLGLGGRMGDGAQKYSWVHVDDLFRAVLFLHEHPDITGPINIAAPEVVTNAGLMAAVRRVYRAPVGLPTPVWLLTLGAVLIRTETELVLKSRWVRAGKLEDAGFVWHHPGLEEALADIAGRQGIQDGTAVAP, encoded by the coding sequence GTGAAAACCGTGGTCATCGCCGGGGCCTCCGGATTCATTGGCACGCATTTCCGCCGCCAGTTCGACGCCGCAGGCTGGCAGATCCGCACCGTGGGCCGCTCCGGGGATGCCATATGGGGCGACACAGCCGCCATCACCGAGGTACTGGAAGGTGCCGACTTGTTGATCAACCTGGCAGGAAAATCGGTCTCCTGCCGCTACACCACGGCCAACAAGGCGGAGATCATGCGGTCCCGAACGGAGACCACGGCGGAGCTGGGCCGGGCTGTTGCCGCCTGCGCCACACCGCCGCGCGACTGGTTCAACTCCAGCACCGGAACCATCTACCGTGATGCCCGGGACCGGCCCCAAGACGAGCACGACGGCGAACTTGGCTCGGGCTTTTCCGTCGAGGTGGCGCAGGGCTGGGAGGAAACGCTCGCCGCCGCGGCGACCCCTGAAACACGCAGGATTCCGCTGCGAATTTCCATCGCCATGGGCCCGGGCGGCGGCGTGATGAAGCCGTTCAACACCCTGGCGCGGCTGGGCCTGGGCGGACGCATGGGAGACGGGGCGCAGAAATACAGTTGGGTGCACGTTGACGACTTGTTCCGGGCCGTGTTGTTCCTGCACGAACATCCGGACATCACGGGGCCCATCAACATTGCGGCGCCGGAGGTGGTGACGAACGCCGGGTTGATGGCGGCCGTGCGGCGCGTGTACCGGGCGCCAGTGGGGCTGCCCACCCCGGTGTGGCTGCTCACCCTCGGTGCGGTGCTGATCCGCACGGAAACTGAACTGGTCCTGAAGAGCCGCTGGGTCCGGGCCGGCAAGCTGGAGGATGCCGGGTTTGTCTGGCATCACCCCGGGCTCGAGGAAGCGCTCGCGGACATTGCGGGTCGGCAGGGAATTCAAGATGGAACGGCGGTTGCACCGTGA
- a CDS encoding DUF5107 domain-containing protein, whose protein sequence is MSPAATLTLTTRTLELAELGGDSPLPSVQPMLEPPYTVGNDIPEEISAGVRWGKVGNIYPYPMQDDYSRETSATELTAVVLENAHVKATFLPQLGGRLWDLTDKATGKALLHTQDRIQFANLALRNAWFAGGIEYNIGTRGHSPTTSVPLHTAIVRTPEGQDVLRMWEFDRLREVVFQLDAWLPAESKVVFTAVRIRNPNDTSVPMYWWSNAAVPQTPATRVIAPAANAYATDYDGSMARVDPTNFHGGDCTFAVKNAQAVDFFFDIAQDERRWEVAADDAGDGLALISSPRLRGRKLFVWGESVGGHRWQEWLTPSGSGEPRHYAEIQAGLAQTQFEHVPMPAGASWQWVEAYGNAALDPALAAGEWDAAVAHGAQRVEALVSELSMSAALSDAGRWADLPPSEMVVAGNGWGAVERVRRQHSQADWIDETGTPFGDETLTADQAPWLELLQANEGIVEKPFEATAAEAPSQPFGGAASFVRGVDWEDLLTAGRNSSAEGAFHHAVMVHARASVSAADLAVVASLYRQVLTGTFAAGAPLSVRSRALAHRGLGLALLGAGDVNGGLAECAAACALETDNRNLLIEAMTLALENGRPGLTLELLSGAPELLARLDRVRFLQAGALAAAGDTAAAAAILKAGVEVPDLREGANSITDLWRQVCPGEDVPEQYQFSMH, encoded by the coding sequence ATGAGCCCCGCCGCCACCCTGACGCTGACCACCAGGACCCTTGAGCTGGCCGAGTTGGGCGGGGACTCTCCGCTGCCCTCAGTCCAGCCCATGCTTGAGCCGCCCTATACGGTGGGTAATGACATTCCGGAGGAGATTTCCGCCGGCGTGAGGTGGGGAAAGGTTGGGAACATCTACCCCTACCCCATGCAGGACGACTACTCGCGGGAGACCAGCGCAACGGAGCTGACCGCCGTCGTGCTTGAAAATGCGCATGTGAAGGCCACCTTCCTGCCCCAGCTGGGTGGGCGGCTGTGGGATCTCACCGACAAGGCCACCGGCAAGGCGCTGCTGCACACCCAGGACCGCATCCAGTTCGCCAACCTGGCCCTGCGCAACGCCTGGTTTGCCGGCGGGATCGAGTACAACATTGGCACGCGCGGGCATTCCCCGACCACCAGCGTGCCGCTGCACACCGCCATCGTGCGTACGCCGGAGGGGCAGGACGTGCTGCGCATGTGGGAGTTCGACCGGCTGCGCGAGGTGGTGTTCCAGCTTGATGCGTGGCTGCCTGCGGAGTCGAAGGTGGTGTTCACGGCCGTGCGCATTCGCAACCCCAATGACACGTCCGTGCCGATGTATTGGTGGTCCAATGCGGCCGTCCCGCAGACCCCGGCGACGCGCGTCATTGCCCCGGCGGCCAACGCGTACGCCACTGACTACGACGGCTCGATGGCGCGCGTGGATCCCACGAATTTCCACGGCGGCGACTGTACTTTCGCCGTGAAGAATGCGCAGGCGGTGGACTTTTTCTTTGACATTGCCCAGGATGAGCGGCGCTGGGAGGTTGCCGCGGACGACGCCGGAGACGGGCTTGCGCTCATTTCCTCACCGCGGCTGCGGGGCCGGAAGCTGTTCGTATGGGGCGAGAGTGTTGGCGGTCATCGCTGGCAGGAGTGGCTGACGCCGTCGGGCTCCGGCGAGCCGCGGCATTACGCCGAAATCCAGGCCGGCCTGGCGCAGACCCAATTTGAGCACGTGCCCATGCCCGCCGGTGCCTCCTGGCAATGGGTTGAGGCCTACGGCAACGCGGCGCTTGACCCGGCGCTCGCCGCGGGGGAGTGGGATGCCGCCGTCGCCCATGGGGCACAGCGTGTGGAGGCGCTGGTGTCGGAACTTTCGATGTCTGCCGCATTGTCCGACGCCGGACGCTGGGCCGATCTGCCGCCTTCGGAAATGGTGGTGGCCGGCAACGGCTGGGGTGCTGTGGAGCGGGTCCGTCGCCAGCACTCCCAGGCCGACTGGATCGACGAGACCGGCACACCCTTTGGCGATGAGACCCTGACTGCGGACCAGGCGCCGTGGCTTGAGCTGCTGCAGGCGAACGAGGGCATTGTTGAAAAGCCCTTTGAAGCGACCGCGGCCGAGGCGCCGAGCCAACCGTTTGGCGGGGCGGCGTCGTTTGTACGCGGCGTTGACTGGGAGGACCTGCTCACGGCCGGCCGCAATTCCAGCGCCGAGGGGGCCTTTCACCACGCCGTCATGGTTCATGCGCGGGCGTCCGTGTCGGCGGCGGACCTGGCGGTTGTCGCCTCGCTGTACCGCCAGGTACTGACCGGCACTTTTGCTGCAGGCGCCCCCTTGAGCGTGCGGAGCCGGGCACTGGCCCACCGCGGTTTGGGTCTGGCCCTGCTGGGTGCCGGAGATGTCAATGGGGGACTGGCTGAATGTGCGGCTGCCTGCGCCTTGGAAACAGACAACCGCAATTTGCTCATTGAAGCCATGACGCTGGCGCTGGAGAACGGGCGACCCGGGCTGACACTTGAACTGCTGTCCGGTGCGCCGGAACTGCTCGCGAGGTTGGACCGTGTCCGCTTCCTGCAAGCAGGTGCGCTGGCAGCCGCGGGTGACACTGCTGCGGCGGCCGCCATTCTCAAGGCAGGAGTGGAGGTGCCCGACCTCCGCGAAGGGGCCAACTCCATCACCGACCTGTGGCGCCAGGTCTGCCCGGGCGAGGACGTCCCGGAACAGTATCAGTTCAGCATGCACTAA
- a CDS encoding FadR/GntR family transcriptional regulator has translation MNLSGNWTAGQSQIVRVSAAEAVFQAIRSASEDGQLKVGTKLSSETALAAQYGVSRSVIREALRSCTALGLTETQTGKGTFVIASRASSDLVLGPFSARNLMEARPHIEVPAAEFAATRRSTEQLEEMRGILALMAEEDDPEIWVSLDATFHAAIARASGNGVFESVVNDIRDALVNQSETINLITGRARQSDMEHQHILDAIVRGSTHDAGLAMATHLSAVDTALSLIMGEKHA, from the coding sequence ATGAACCTGTCAGGCAACTGGACAGCCGGACAGTCACAAATCGTCCGTGTCAGCGCCGCCGAGGCCGTATTCCAAGCCATCCGCTCCGCCAGCGAGGACGGCCAGCTCAAAGTTGGCACCAAGCTCAGTAGCGAAACCGCTCTCGCAGCCCAATATGGCGTCAGCCGCTCCGTGATTCGCGAAGCCCTGCGCTCGTGCACCGCCCTGGGCCTGACCGAAACCCAGACCGGCAAGGGCACCTTTGTCATCGCGAGCCGGGCATCCAGTGATCTGGTCCTCGGCCCGTTCTCAGCCCGCAACCTCATGGAGGCCCGCCCTCACATTGAAGTGCCCGCCGCCGAATTCGCCGCCACCCGCCGCAGCACGGAGCAACTCGAGGAAATGCGCGGCATCCTGGCCCTCATGGCCGAGGAGGACGACCCCGAAATCTGGGTCAGCCTCGACGCCACCTTCCACGCCGCCATCGCCCGCGCCAGCGGCAACGGCGTGTTTGAAAGCGTCGTCAACGACATCCGCGACGCCCTGGTGAACCAGTCGGAAACCATCAACCTCATCACGGGCCGCGCGCGCCAATCCGACATGGAGCACCAACACATCCTCGACGCGATCGTCCGCGGCAGCACCCACGACGCCGGCCTGGCCATGGCCACCCACCTATCCGCCGTCGACACCGCCCTCAGCCTGATCATGGGAGAAAAACACGCATGA